The genomic window CACCCCACCCGTCATCGTTAAGCCGGCTGCTCCCGTCGTAGCCGCAGCACCGGCGGTAACCACTCCGGCCTCTGAGGCCCCGGCTGAAGGCAGCAAGATCATTATTCTTAAGGGGCCCATCATTGTCCGCGATCTCGCAGGTTTTTTGGGTGTTCGCCCCAACCAACTGATCGCAGAATTAATGCGCTTGAACGTTCTGGCCTCCATTAACGAACAAATTGATGTTAAGGATGCCGCTCGTATTGCCGAAAAACACGGATTTACCGTGGAACGCGAAAAAAAGATTGAACACAAGCCTCTGGTTAAAAAAGAGACCGAAGCCGAAGTAATCCAGCAAATCAAGGCTATCGTCAAAACACATCGGCCTCCTGTCGTCACCGTTTTGGGCCATGTTGACCACGGCAAAACCTCTCTGCTTGATCGAATTCGTAACACCACCATCGCAAAGGGTGAAGCGGGGGGCATTACCCAGCATATTGGAGCCTCTACAGTTCAAGTGGGCGATAAAAGTATCACGTTCCTGGATACCCCGGGTCACGCAGCCTTCACGGCCATGCGTGCCCGTGGTGCTAATATGACGGATATCGCCATCATCGTCGTAGACGCCGGTGACGGGCTCATGCCACAAACCTTGGAAGCCATTAAGCATGCTCAAGCGGCCGAAGTCCCCATTATTGTGGCCATCAATAAAATTGATCTTCCTCAGGCAAATCCGGATAAAGTCAGAAAGCAACTGGCGGCCATCAACATGACGCCTGAAGATTGGGGAGGCAAAACCATTGTCTGTCCCGTCAGCGCCATGACTGGTGCGGGAATTCCCGAATTACTGGAAATGATTCTGCTTCAGGCGGAAGTCATGGAGCTTAAAACCAATCCCAACCAGCCAGCCAAGGGGTTTGTTATTGAGTCCCAATTGGAAGCCGGCATGGGACCGACAGCTAATCTGCTGGTCACAAATGGCACCTTGAATGTCGGGGACGTTATTCTGTGTGGTCCCCACTGGGGACGGGTTCGCGCACTGATCAATGATCACGGGGTCAAAGTCAAAGCCGCCGACGCCTCCACCCCGGTCAAATGCCTGGGTTTATCAGGAGTACCTGATGCGGGTGCGGCTTTTGAAATCATTGCCACTGACCGCGCTGCACGTGATGCCGCCGAAGCCTGCCAGGCAAAGAACAAGCTGGCTCAGCTAACGGCGCCTAAACGCGCCTCGCTTAACACCCTTTTTGATCAGCTGAAAGAGAACAAGGATCGCCTGGAGATCAAGGTGTTAATCAAGTCGGACGTGCAGGGTTCCCTGGAAGCCATTGATTTCGCCCTTAAGCAAATCAATAGCGACAAGGTCTCCATTAACACCATTCTTGGCGGGGTGGGTACAATTTCAGCCAATGACGTCCTCCTGGCGGCAGCCTGCGACGCCATCATCCTCGGGTTCCATGTATCTATTGATGAAAATGCCAACAAAATTTCTAAAAAAGAGGGTGTCGAGATCCGGCTCCACAGCATTATTTACGAACTGATTGATCAGGTTCGCGAAGCAATGGCTGGCTTGTTGAGTCCGATCTTGCGTGAAAAGATGATGGGGCAAGCGGAAGTCAAACAGGTCTTCTCTATGTCCAAGGGCGGGGTTATCGCTGGCTGTATGTGCATGAGCGGGCGCATCACCTCTCGCCTCAAGGCACGGGTCAAGCGTAAGGGCAGTGTTCTTTTCGAAGGCAATATCGCCTCATTGCGTCGCTTCCAAAACGACGTCAGTGAAGTCAAAGAAAGCCAGGAGTGCGGAATTCGTCTGGACAACTTCACGGCTTATGCCGAAGGCGACGTGCTTGAGTTCTATGAAGTAGAGCGTATCGCCCAAACCCTGTAACGCGGGGCAAGCGGATTATGAAGACCGATCGCCTGATCAGAATTAACGAACTGCTTCGTCGCGAAATTAGCGTGGTGCTTTACCGGCTAATTGACCAAACTGAATTTGACATGTCGTCCACGACCGTGACCCATGTCATTGTCAGTCCTGATCTGCACGATGCCCGTGTCCTCGTCTCCATCCGTGGCCATGAACATGAGCGGCGCAAAATGTTGCGTCAACTTCAGCTTTGCCACGCCGACATCCAGTCCGAAGTAGCCAAGGCGGTCATTCTGAAATATACGCCACGCCTGACCTTTGTACTGGATACCTCCATTGAGCAGGGCGATCACGTGCTGGATATTCTCTCTAAAATCCCCATCCCCGCCGAATCGCAGAAGGATTCGGATACCACGGAACCGGCATGAACCGAACGGACCCTTTTGACGGAATATTACTGGTCGATAAGCCGGCCGGGCCGACCTCCCACGATGTCGTGTATAAAATTCGCCGGCATTTCAATCTGAAGAAAGTCGGCCATGGGGGGACACTTGACCCGGCCGCAACGGGACTGCTGGTCATCCTTCTGGGCCGAGGGACTCGGGTTTCAAATCGCTTCATGACATCCGACAAAACCTACGAAGGCACCATTACACTGGGCGTCACAACGGACTCGCAGGACGCTGAAGGCGTTGTCCTCAAGGAAACCGACGCCTCGGGAATTACTCGCGCTCAACTTGAAGATGCCATTTCGAAATTCAAAGGCGACATGTTTCAAATCCCGCCCATGGTCTCGGCGATCAAAATGGCTGGAGTTCCGCTTTATAAACTTGCCCGAAAAGGCGAGGAAATCGAGCGCAAACCCCGCTTTATCCACCTCTATGAGTTTCGGCTCCTCGATTACGCTCCTCCGTGCGGGACATTCGTCCTCCGATGCAGCAAGGGCACCTACGTCCGTACCCTGTGTCATGACATTGGAGAAGCGCTGGGCGTGGGAGCTCATCTTTCACAACTTCGCCGAACCGAATCTGCCGGCTACAATGTCAGTCATGCCGTCACTATGGATCAATTACTGTCCATGCAACAGGTGGATTTGCTTAATGTAGTGATGCCTCTCCACTCCCTTGGGGGCATCATTCAGGAAGACTGACATGAAAATTGTCCGTCACATGTCCGGCCTGAGCGAGCGCAAACGCCCTATCTGTCTTGCCGTAGGCTTCTTCGATGGAGTCCATCTTGGCCATCAGAACGTACTGCGGAGAACGATCGAACATGCCCGCAAAATTGGAGGGGAAGCCTGGGCGATGACGTTCGACCCGCACCCTCTGAAGATCTTGAATCCCGACGCCGCACCACGTATGTTGACCACTTCCCCCCACAAATTGCATCTCTTGCAGCAATTCGGACTTGATGGCTGCCTCCTGATTCCTTTCAATCGGAAATTTGCAGCCATTCAGGCTGCCTCATTTCTGAAGAAACTTGAACGGGACATTCCATCTCTCGCCGCCATTTTTATGGGCGATGACTGGCACTTCGGGCATAAAGGTCAGGGTAATCATCAGATGTTGTGCGATTGGGCAGCGCACCATCCTGGCATTTCCATTCACCAGATTGAAGCCGTACGTCGCGGGGGCCAACCGATATCCAGTACAAGGATCCGGAATACTGTTATTTCCGGAAAACTCGGAGAATCAACCGCCCTGCTGGGTCGCCCCTACAGTATTCTGGGAACCGTCAGACATGGCAATCAAATCGGACGCAAGATTGGCTATCCAACGGCCAATCTCGCTCCCTGTAACGAAGCACACCCTCCTACCGGTGTTTATGCCGTTCAAACGATTTTTAACGGAAAATCCTTCCCGGGAATGGTGAATTTCGGATTCCGCCCAACCGTCGCACCAGTCAAAAAACCGCTGGTGGAGGTATATCTTTTAGATACCAAACAAAACCTGTATGGACGTCAACTTGAAGTATTTTTCCTAAGAAAACTCCGTCATGAGAAGAAGTACCCGGATCTTAAAACCTTGATTCATCAGATCCGTAAGGATGAGATCAAAGCCCGTCAAACACTGGCTTCCGCCTCCGTGAAAAAATTATGGATCGGTACTTTACAAAAGTGGCACCCCGATATTATAGTGAACGTAACAAATAAGAGTATTAAGTTAAGAAAAGAAAGGGATTAGGGCTCAAACACAGTATGGATTCCACAGAGAAGAGCACAGTTCAGAAGGAGTTTCGGAGACACGGAAAAGACACCGGTTCATCTGAAGTTCAGGTTGCCTTGTTAACACGCCGGATTGAGGAGCTCACAGAGCACCTGAAACTCCACAAAAAGGATCACAGCTCCCGCTATGGTCTGCTCAAAATGGTAAGTGCACGCCGTCGCTTGCTCAATTACATGAAGACCAAGGACGAAGCCATTTATCAAGACGTCATCAAACGTCTTAAACTTCGCCGCTAATGCCATTCGGCAATCAGTCAGAACTCTCTCCGCTGGTGCTCTGCACTTAACGGAAGTGTTCTGCTTTTATAACGTCAATTTTAGAAAGTAATCATGAAAGAAGTTTCAGTATCTGTCGCCATCGGCGACAAAGTCATTACCCTTGAGACGGGCCTTCTGGCTCTCCAAGCCAAAGGTGCCGCAACCGTTCGTCTCGGGGATACCATCATCCTGTCGACCGCCTGTGCCTCAGACTCCCCTCGTGAAGGAATCGACTATTTCCCTTTACAGGTGGAATACCGCGAACGTTTCTCCGCCGCCGGAAAATTCCCTGGCGGATTTTTCAAACGCGAAAGCCGCCCGTCAGAGAACGAGATTTTGGCCGCCCGCTTTACCGACCGGCCCATTCGCCCGCTCTTTGCTGAAAGCTACCGCAATGATGTTCAACTCGTGGGCACGTTGCTCTCCGCCGATGGGGAAAATGCTGCCGATGTCCTGAATATCGTGGGCGCCAGCGCAGCATTGACGCTCTCGGACTTGGCTTTTCACGGTCCTATCGCCGGAGTGCGTGTGGGTCGCGTTAACGGCAAGTTCGTAGTCAACCCCACCGTTCTGGAACGAGAACAAAGCGATTTGGACCTGGTGTACGCCGGTAATCGCAATACCCCGACCATGATCGAAGGGGATGCCAAAGAGCTTTCTGAAGCTGACCTGGTGGCCGCGATGCGTTTCGCCCACGAACAGTGCGTGAAACTGATCGACGCCCAGCTTGAGCTTCGCAAATTGGCCGGTCTTCCGGACAAGGTCATTGTTGAGCCGCCGGCTGATACCACCTTCATCGACGCGGCACGCAAATTCGCTGGTGCTGAGCTATCACAAGCTTATTTGATTGCAGGCAAACAGGAGCGGAATGCGACTGTGGGCAAAATCAAGGATGGCTTGAAAGCCAAAATGACCGAGGCCTTCCCTACCATCACCAAGGAACAGTTACGCGCCACGATGGACGAGTTGAGCATCGCGGTGGTTCGTGAAAACGTTCTGGAACGGGGCAAACGCATTGACGGTCGTGGCGAAAACGAAGTTCGCCCGTTATTTGCCAAGGTCGGATTGCTCCCGCGCGTCCACGGCTCGGCCTTTTTCGGCCGCGGTGAAACCCACGCCTTGGGCACCGTGACGCTCGGAACAAACAAGGATGCTCAAGATATGGACGCCATCACTGGCGGCCCTACCTCGAAATCCTTCATGCTTCACTATAACTTCCCGCCCTACAGCGTCGGCGAAACCGGCCGATTCGGATCTCCCGGACGTCGGGAAATCGGACACGGTAATTTGGCTGAACGCGCATTGGCTGAAGTCATTCCTCAGGATTATCCTTACACCATTCGTCTGCTCTCAGACATTATGGGCTCGAATGGATCCAGCTCAATGGCCAGCATCTGCGTGGGCACCTTGGCCTTGATGGATGCGGGCGTTCCGATCACCAGTCCGGTGGCCGGCATTTCCTGCGGTTTATTCACGGCGCCTGGCAAAACCAAGCTTGTCGTGGATATTCTTGGCGACGAAGACCATTGTGGCGATATGGATTTCAAAGTGGGCGGTACCCGTAAGGGTATCACCGGCTTCCAGCTCGACCTCAAAATCCGGGGCTTGGAATGGAACCTGGTTGAAGCCGCTTTCGAGAAATGCCGTGCCGCACGTATGCAGATCCTCGACTACATGGAAAGTGTGATCGCAAAGCCGCGTGACGATCTGTCACCCCATGCTCCGCGTATCACCGTCGTCAACATTCCCATTGATAAAATCGGCGAACTGATCGGCCCCGGCGGCAAAAACATCCGCCGTATTGTCGAACTCAGCGGCGCTCAAATTGACATCAATGACGATGGCGTCGTCAAGGTCTTCAGCAGCAAGGAAGAAGGCATGCAACTGGCTCTGCGCGAAATCAATATGATCACCGCCGAACCGGAAGAAGGCGCCATTTATGACGGTATCGTGACAGGGATCACAAAATTCGGTTGTTTCGTTGAAATTTTCCCAGGCCGTGATGGTTTGGTTCACATCAGCGAGCTTGCCGATTGCCACGTCCGGAACGTTGAGGATGTGTGCAAGGTTGGCGACCAGATGTGGGTCAAATGCATTGGCATCGACGAGAAGGGGCGAGTCAAGCTCAGTCGTCGCGCAGCCATGGCGGAAAAGGACGTCCCCGCCGCCCAATAAGTTAGACTTAGTAACATCAAAAAGGGGAAGAAGAGTAATCTTCTTCCCCTTTTTATTTTCCCTAAAAGGATTATTCCTATTCTTTCGGAACCTGCATTTGCATGGAACGGCCATACCGGGCGGAATTGATGGTCAGGGGAGCAGGCCGAACGTCAGTAGGCGGAACATTTGAGGCGGCGCGCCCCGCAATGACAGCCTCGGAACTCCGCCCATCAAACAGCGGGCGCTCCAGGTTATCCAGGTAGTCCGTCTCGATGATTTGAACCCGCTGAAGCAATTCGGCAACCTGCCGTGTCAACAAGGTGTTATCCACTTCAAGTGTGGAAACTTTCTCCTTTAACCGGGCAATCTCATCATCACGACCAGTCAGCTCAGTGGTCATATTCGAAGCAAGCGTCGAATGAGCCCACAGGATGTTGCGCGTGATATCCGAACGTATCGAGGCCGTATTCTTTACCACAGATTGCGAGGCCTTCTCTGCCTCTCTTTTCAGTTCAGCCTTCGCCTCCTGCTGGGATCGGTCAAACCGGGTACTCGTTTGCTGGATGTCTGCCTTAAGCGCATGGACGCGCTCACTGTTCATCCATACAATGACTGCCAGCACTCCTGAGAATGCCACGGTAAATCCGAGCAGTCCCCACATAAAGCGCTTTCGCCCACGACGGCGCTCCTGATCCAAAAATTGTTTGAACGAATTCAACACCGGCAACGAATCCTCATTCAGCGCTGAATCAGCGGCCAATACCGGCAAATGCAGTCCATCACTGTGTTGCGCCTTTACAGAAGGCGGGGGAGAAAACTTACTGCTCGCCTGATTCATTCCTGCCATGCGCTCGGAAATACGTGACAGCGCTTCTGCCTGTAAGCGCAAAACCTCGGTAAGCCCCTCAACACCCTTATTATCGGGATCTGAACTGATTTTATTATCTGTCATAATTATTTCCGCCTGAACCACTTCCCACCGGTTCTTTTCTGATTTTCCTGCTCACGCTTCAACACTTCCCATTGCCGCAACTCCTGTTGGAGTCGGGCCTCAACACTATTCAAAATTCCGGACGTATTTCCAGTTTTCTCATGTTTACCGTCGGCCTTGTCCGGTTGTCCGGAACCGGATACTTCAGTCCAATCCCCCGCCTCTTCGGTCACGAGCACTTCGGCCTGAAGCACCTCAGTATGAATCACTTCCGCCTCAACGACTGTACCCTGAGTTGAAAAAACAGGCCGTTTTTCATCCAGTTTTTTCTGCAAATCCCGCAACTGACCTTCTCTCCGATCCACTTCACGCATCGTTTTCGCGACCAACTCAGTTGAGGCTAATACATCCTGCTCAATCTGCTGGAACTTGACGGCAGACTCTTTTTCTTTACTGGCAGATTCATGTACCAATACCTGATAGTTCTCTTGCGCTTGCGCAAGCTGGGCAATAAGGGCGACTGAACGTTGTTGTACTTCTTGCAAGGCTTTGTCCCCCAAGGCTATTTTGGATTGCATTTCAGTGGCCTGTGAATCCGCCTGCATTTTACCATGAGCCACAGCAGCCTCCAGTTGCTGAATCAAAGTCTCTTTTTTCTGGAGTGCGCCCTGAGATTCCTTCAACCAGGCGGCACGCTCTTCTGTCAGTAACTTTTGCGCTCCTTCTTGCACGTGAACCAGTTGGGTGGCGAGCAGGCTGGCTCGCTGCTGAGCTTCCTCCAAGGCCGTTATTTTTGAGCGCATTTCAATCGCCTGCGCCTCGGCCTGATTTTTGCCAAGGGCTACCTCGCTCTCCAGTTTCCGGATCTGGGTATCAGTCCGAATTTTACCTTGAGCTACGGCGGACTCCAATTGCTGAATCTGCGTATCAGCCTGAGCCTTATCTTGCGTCGCAGCAGACTCCAGTTTCCGGATTTCGGCATCCCGGTTCTGAAGGGTTTTCTGAGCTTCACTCAATTGATGAGAGAGCGCCTCATTCAGTCTCATGGAAACAGCCAGATCCTGATCGGCATTCTCCAGCTTTGCCTTTAAGGCCCTCAATCTTGAGCTGCATTCCTCCGCTTCATTCAAAACCCCACGATGGGCTCCACGCAAAGCCACAAGGGCCGTACTCATCAAAGCCCCGCAACCTGCCAGCATCTGATGGAATTCCTCAACCAGAAGAGGCAGCAGCGAATGGTCAAGGATCGCCTCACGCTTAGTTCCGAGCTCACTTAGTTTGACTCCAGGCGGAATGGAGTTTTCCGAGGCCAGCACCCATATTGCCAGAAGATTTAACGGGCCATAGAGTGTGCCATCCGCAAACTGAACAGACCAGTTGAGACGCAGTTCAGGGATTTTTTCCACAGGAAACCAGACGTCACGATTTTCCGACCATTCACAGCCGGGAATGACTCGTGCATCAGTCGCCCAAACACATAAAGTGACAATATCAACAGGGCCATAGACAGTCCCATCAGGAGTTCTGAGGGAATAGGCGACCACCGTGTTGATTGCAGACTCCATGGGTAATTATCCAGTGCGTCCAAAGTTTGATTCTTTTCGCCAAAGCGTCTCGCGCTTCGGCTTCCGACAGGGCGTTTTGGCCACTTGCACATACACCATATCTTCCCCGAGAATATGTTCTAACTCCTGAATCAGGGATTCGTCACAAGTAACTTTAAAATTGCTGCTGGTATCAAGAAATACCTTTTCCCCCGATTGATATTCCAGGCACAAATTTACCATCGTCTGCCCGGGATGAAGCTCCAGAACATCACGGATTTTCTCCAGGATCGAAGGGTCCTCGCTCACTCTGCCGGCCGTGAGGTGCAGACTGAATTTTTCGACGAACAATGAGGGGGAATCTTTAAGCGGATAGACCTCGCTGGCGATGATACGGAGCCTGTTCTCATCATCCAGCCGCACTTCCCCACAAAGCATCACCGCCTGGTCCTGAGCTAACACTGGCTTGTACTCCAAATAGGCATCAGGATAGACCACTACCTCGATACTCCCATCCAGATCCTCCAGCTTCAGCACGGCCATAGGCTCCTTCTTTTTGGTCATACGAGGCAATAACTCGGATATCAAGCCCCCAATTCGGGTCTGCTCTCCCGATTTAATTGACTTCAAGCCTTCCACGTTGGTCAACTGATAGCGCTCAAGCAACTTAGAATACTGGCTCAGCGGATGCCCGCTCATGTAGATTCCCAGCAGTTCACGCTCCTGAGCCAATAGCTGCCCTTCCGACCATTTATCAGCCTGAGGTAACGACCCATCATCGGCCGTGACCTGGGGTTCAACAGGCATAAGATCAAATAAACTCCCCTGCCCCGACGCTTTATCGCGTGCGGCGGCATTGGCTCGATTCTGGGCAAAATCAATCCCGCCAAACAATCGGGCACGATCACTACCCGGAAAATCAAATGCTCCGGCCTTGATTAAACTTTCAACGACCTTCTTATTGATAACTTGCCCCTGAAACCGTCTAAAGAAGTCCATGAGGCCCTTGTAGTGCCCATTCCGCTTCCGTTCCGACACAATCTCGCGACAAGCCGCTTCGCCGGCATTCTTGATGGTCGCAAGCCCGTAACGAACCGCCCCCTTTGTGGGACTGAATCGGACTTCGCTTTCGTTGATATGGGGAGGAAGAATCTCCAACCCCATGGCCCGGCATTCAACCACGAATACAGGGATCTTATCCATATTCCCCATTTCGCTCGAAAGAAGAGCAGACATGAATTCTTCAGGGTAATGCGCCTTCAGGTAAGCCGTTTGCATGGCGACCACGCTGTAGGCCGCGCTATGGGATTTATTGAACCCATAATCTGCAAACTTTTCGATCATATCATAGATTTCCTGCGCCTTGGCGGCCGGAATCTTGTTTGTTTTGGCACACCCCTCAATGAATTTCTCGCGCATCTTGGCCATTTCACCGGCCTTCTTCTTGGAGATGGCACGACGGAGATTATCGCCCATCGCAAGGGAAAAACCGGCCAGCACATTGGACACCCGCTGAACCTGCTCCTGATAGATCATATAGCCATAGGTCCCCTTGAGAATCGGCTCAAGAAGGGGATGGCCAAACTCGGTTTTTTCGCGACCATGCTTGCGATTAATAAAGCTATCAATAAACTGCATCGGCCCCGGCCGATACAAGGCATTCATAGCGATAATCTCATCAATGATCGTAGGGCAGAGTTTGCGCAAATTGTCGCGCATGCCTCCAGATTCAAACTGGAATACCCCCACGGTATCACCCCGCTGCAGCAGCTCAAAGGTTTTCAAATCATCCATGGGAATGGTATCAATATCCACGCTCACCCCTCGGGTAGACTTGACCCAATCCACTGCTTCCTGAATCACGGTCAGGGTCTTCAGGCCGAGAAAATCCATCTTCAAAAGACCAATTTTCCCGATGGGATCCATGGCATATTGTGTAATAACCTGATCTTCTTTATCCAGCGTCAACGGAACAATCTCAATCAGCGGTTTTTCACCGATCACAACACCAGCCGCATGTGTACCGGCGTTACGCAACAGGCCCTCCAACACGACCCCATATTCAAGAATTCGCGTACAATTCGGTTCTGTTACAGAGGCCTTCTTGAATTCAGGATTCAGTTCCAGTGCCTTCGCCAAAGTAATCTTGGGATCATCGGGAATCATCTTGGCCAGCCGGTCGCACTCGGAATAAGGCAATTCCAAAGCACGCCCGATATCTCGAATCACGGTCTTAGCCCCTAACGAACCAAAGGTAATGATCTGGGCACAATTTTCACGCCCATACTTGTCCTTGACATACTCAATCACCTCGCCGCGCCGGGTTTGACAAAAATCAATATCGAAGTCAGGCGGGGATACTCGTTCAGGGTTCAGAAAACGCTCAAAAATCAGATCATAACGAATGGGGTCAATACCGGTGATTTCAAGAAGATAGGCCACCAGACTTCCCGCACCGGACCCACGTCCAGGCCCAACAGGTATTCCCTTGGTCTTGGCGAAATTGATGAAATCCCACACCACCAGGAAATAATTGATGAACCCCATCCGCTCAATAATGGAAAGCTCATACAAACACCTCGTCACGAGTTCTTTTTCACGCTCATCTATCGGCTGATTGAGAGCCTGAACCCCATATCTCTTCAACAACCCCTTGTGACACAAGTTGAGCAGGTAATCCTTTTGCGTAATATCCACAGGGACTTTGAAAAGTGGAAAATGAAGCCCGCCAAACTCAAATTCATAGTTACAACATTCGGCGATTTTAAGGGTATTGGTAATGGATTCCGGAATATCCCGAAAAATCGCAGCCATCTCATCTCCACTCTTGAAATAAAACTCGGAAGAAGGATATTTCATGCGCTTGGCGTCACTCATGACGGTCTGAGTTTGGAGACACAGCATGACTTCGTGTGCGGCGGCATGTTCCCGCTTCAAGTAATGGGCATCATTGGTCGCGACCAACCCCAATCCTGTTTTCTTAGCCAACGCCGCCAACGCCTTGTTGACTTTGCGTTGCTCCGGCATCAGATGATCCTGAACTTCAAGATAGAAATTATCTTTGCCCAGAATGTCAGAATAGAGTCCGGCCAACTTAAGTGCCCCGTCTTCATCATCATCCCTCAGTCGCTCGGGGATTTCACCTTTCAAGCAGGCGGAGAGACCAATCAGTCCATTGGAATATTTTGCCAGGATTTCATGATCAATGCGGGGCTTATAATAAAACCCTTCCAGATGGGCAGCACTGATCAGCCTGACCAAATTCCGATACCCCGTTTCATTCTTCGCCAGCAATACCAAATGGTTGGCATGGGATTTCGAGGAGTTTTCAGTTTTCCGGTCGAAGCGACTGCCGGAAGTCACATAGGATTCACACCCGATAATCGGCTTAACCCCTTTTTCGCGGGTGGCCTCATAGAAAGGAACCGACCCATACATGACTCCGTGGTCAGTAATCGCCAGCGCGGGCATCTCCATGGCCTGAGCGGCTGCCGCAATATCCTTAATGCGGCAAGCTCCATCCAGCATGCTGTATTCAGTGTGAACGTGGAGATGAACAAATGGAGTCATAGGCGATAGGTTCAAACATCCATCGCCATGGCGACTTCGGGACAAGTAAAGGGCGAATCGTATTTCGCACAGTTAATGCAACCCATATAGAGTTTATGCATGAGCGAAGCCTTCGGGACCTCATGGAACCCCATCTTGGCAAAAAAACCGGGGGTGAAGGTCAATACAATCAACTGAGAAGGTTTCAGAACTTGAATCCGCGCAATGGCGGCCTCAACCAGCATGCGGCCCACACCGTGTTTCCGAAAACTCCGCTTCACTGAAAGAGATTTGATTTCAACCGACGGATGCCGGGCATGGCCTATCTCAGGTAAAATTGACCAGGAAACCGTTCCAACAATCTGTCCGTTTTTCTCGCAGACAATAAAACGATCGATATTCTCTGCGATATCAGAAATGGGACGCGGCAGGAGTTCTTTCGGATAGGCCTTGATCAGACTGTAAATCCCATCCGCATCCGTAAAGCCCGCATTACGTACAATAAATTTTGAATTCATTTTCACAGCCATAAGAATACCCCACCCCGCTTTATGACGCCAAGAAAAAGATAAACCTTATCTCAGTGCAAGTCTCTTGTATTTACCACGGCGATGAAGCAGACGCTCGCTGTTGCCTGCCAGCACTTTCTCCTCATAGTCCGCAAAATTTCCCTCGAACCACCGCAATTTACCATCCCCATCAAAAATCAACAGGTGCGTGCAAATACGATCTAAAAAATATCGATCGTGACTGATGACCATGGCACAGCCGGGGAATTCCATAATGGCTTCCTCCAGGACACGCATCGTGTTGACATCCAAATCATTGGTCGGCTCATCGAGCAACAACACATTGCCACCCCGCCGCAGCATCTTGGCCAAATGAACGCGATTACGCTCACCACCTGACAGTTTCCCAACTTTTTTCTGCTGCTGGGCGCCACGGAAGTTGAAGCGTGACAGATAGGCGCGCGAATTCATCGTACGATCACCCATTTCCACCTCTTCCCGACCGTTGGTGATTTCCTCAAATACCGTCAAATCATCACGTAACGCATCACGATGTTGATCCACATAAGACAGCACGACACTTTCGCCAATAGTCACGACGCCCTTGTCAGGCTGTTCCTGGCCCACAATCATGCGGAACAGGGTTGTCTTTCCGCATCCATTGGGCCCCACTACCCCCACCACCGCGCCACGAGGCAGATTAAACGACACCTGGTCCAACAGATTCGCTCCGCCATAGCC from bacterium includes these protein-coding regions:
- a CDS encoding DNA polymerase III subunit alpha, producing MTPFVHLHVHTEYSMLDGACRIKDIAAAAQAMEMPALAITDHGVMYGSVPFYEATREKGVKPIIGCESYVTSGSRFDRKTENSSKSHANHLVLLAKNETGYRNLVRLISAAHLEGFYYKPRIDHEILAKYSNGLIGLSACLKGEIPERLRDDDEDGALKLAGLYSDILGKDNFYLEVQDHLMPEQRKVNKALAALAKKTGLGLVATNDAHYLKREHAAAHEVMLCLQTQTVMSDAKRMKYPSSEFYFKSGDEMAAIFRDIPESITNTLKIAECCNYEFEFGGLHFPLFKVPVDITQKDYLLNLCHKGLLKRYGVQALNQPIDEREKELVTRCLYELSIIERMGFINYFLVVWDFINFAKTKGIPVGPGRGSGAGSLVAYLLEITGIDPIRYDLIFERFLNPERVSPPDFDIDFCQTRRGEVIEYVKDKYGRENCAQIITFGSLGAKTVIRDIGRALELPYSECDRLAKMIPDDPKITLAKALELNPEFKKASVTEPNCTRILEYGVVLEGLLRNAGTHAAGVVIGEKPLIEIVPLTLDKEDQVITQYAMDPIGKIGLLKMDFLGLKTLTVIQEAVDWVKSTRGVSVDIDTIPMDDLKTFELLQRGDTVGVFQFESGGMRDNLRKLCPTIIDEIIAMNALYRPGPMQFIDSFINRKHGREKTEFGHPLLEPILKGTYGYMIYQEQVQRVSNVLAGFSLAMGDNLRRAISKKKAGEMAKMREKFIEGCAKTNKIPAAKAQEIYDMIEKFADYGFNKSHSAAYSVVAMQTAYLKAHYPEEFMSALLSSEMGNMDKIPVFVVECRAMGLEILPPHINESEVRFSPTKGAVRYGLATIKNAGEAACREIVSERKRNGHYKGLMDFFRRFQGQVINKKVVESLIKAGAFDFPGSDRARLFGGIDFAQNRANAAARDKASGQGSLFDLMPVEPQVTADDGSLPQADKWSEGQLLAQERELLGIYMSGHPLSQYSKLLERYQLTNVEGLKSIKSGEQTRIGGLISELLPRMTKKKEPMAVLKLEDLDGSIEVVVYPDAYLEYKPVLAQDQAVMLCGEVRLDDENRLRIIASEVYPLKDSPSLFVEKFSLHLTAGRVSEDPSILEKIRDVLELHPGQTMVNLCLEYQSGEKVFLDTSSNFKVTCDESLIQELEHILGEDMVYVQVAKTPCRKPKRETLWRKESNFGRTG
- a CDS encoding GNAT family N-acetyltransferase, which translates into the protein MNSKFIVRNAGFTDADGIYSLIKAYPKELLPRPISDIAENIDRFIVCEKNGQIVGTVSWSILPEIGHARHPSVEIKSLSVKRSFRKHGVGRMLVEAAIARIQVLKPSQLIVLTFTPGFFAKMGFHEVPKASLMHKLYMGCINCAKYDSPFTCPEVAMAMDV
- a CDS encoding polyribonucleotide nucleotidyltransferase translates to MKEVSVSVAIGDKVITLETGLLALQAKGAATVRLGDTIILSTACASDSPREGIDYFPLQVEYRERFSAAGKFPGGFFKRESRPSENEILAARFTDRPIRPLFAESYRNDVQLVGTLLSADGENAADVLNIVGASAALTLSDLAFHGPIAGVRVGRVNGKFVVNPTVLEREQSDLDLVYAGNRNTPTMIEGDAKELSEADLVAAMRFAHEQCVKLIDAQLELRKLAGLPDKVIVEPPADTTFIDAARKFAGAELSQAYLIAGKQERNATVGKIKDGLKAKMTEAFPTITKEQLRATMDELSIAVVRENVLERGKRIDGRGENEVRPLFAKVGLLPRVHGSAFFGRGETHALGTVTLGTNKDAQDMDAITGGPTSKSFMLHYNFPPYSVGETGRFGSPGRREIGHGNLAERALAEVIPQDYPYTIRLLSDIMGSNGSSSMASICVGTLALMDAGVPITSPVAGISCGLFTAPGKTKLVVDILGDEDHCGDMDFKVGGTRKGITGFQLDLKIRGLEWNLVEAAFEKCRAARMQILDYMESVIAKPRDDLSPHAPRITVVNIPIDKIGELIGPGGKNIRRIVELSGAQIDINDDGVVKVFSSKEEGMQLALREINMITAEPEEGAIYDGIVTGITKFGCFVEIFPGRDGLVHISELADCHVRNVEDVCKVGDQMWVKCIGIDEKGRVKLSRRAAMAEKDVPAAQ